Proteins encoded by one window of Halomonas sp. Bachu 37:
- a CDS encoding phosphatase PAP2 family protein, producing the protein MKQLKKSGEFGHRAYSLLTGLGRHELSVLLCVLVVSGGIWGFVALADEVFEGDTQSIDEAILLALRNPADHADPLGPGWVEELGRDFTALGGVGVLMLITLGGLGFLLLARRFRAALFTTVAVPGGVITSMLMKAGFDRPRPDLVPHESIVYTASFPSGHAMMSAVTYLTLAALLSRMQSQLRLKAYLLLMAILLTLLVGSSRVYLGVHWPSDVIAGWAAGSAWAALCWLVMRWLQQRGQVEAEQPDSTQVD; encoded by the coding sequence ATGAAACAGTTGAAAAAGAGCGGCGAATTCGGGCATCGGGCTTATTCGCTGCTTACCGGTCTCGGTCGTCATGAGCTTTCGGTTCTGTTGTGCGTTCTGGTCGTTTCGGGCGGAATCTGGGGATTCGTCGCGCTGGCCGACGAAGTCTTCGAGGGCGACACCCAAAGCATCGATGAAGCCATTCTACTTGCCCTGCGCAACCCGGCCGACCACGCCGACCCCCTCGGTCCCGGCTGGGTGGAGGAGCTGGGGCGCGATTTCACTGCGCTTGGCGGTGTGGGCGTGCTCATGCTGATCACACTCGGGGGCTTGGGTTTTCTGCTGCTGGCTCGGCGCTTTCGCGCCGCGCTCTTCACGACGGTTGCGGTCCCCGGCGGCGTGATAACCAGCATGCTGATGAAGGCCGGCTTCGATCGGCCTCGCCCCGATCTCGTACCCCATGAGTCGATCGTCTATACCGCGAGCTTTCCCAGCGGCCACGCGATGATGTCCGCGGTGACCTACCTCACACTCGCGGCGCTGCTCAGCCGCATGCAGTCACAGCTTCGCTTGAAGGCGTACCTGCTGCTGATGGCGATACTGCTTACCCTTCTGGTCGGCTCGAGTCGTGTCTATCTCGGCGTCCACTGGCCAAGCGATGTGATCGCCGGCTGGGCGGCTGGCTCGGCCTGGGCGGCGTTGTGCTGGCTGGTGATGCGTTGGTTGCAGCAACGGGGACAGGTGGAAGCGGAGCAACCAGACTCCACCCAGGTGGACTGA
- a CDS encoding AI-2E family transporter — MHSQESRVSLKEFARRVWITVGIVGSVIVLLLALWLGSTMVLMTGAGLLLALALYIPSHWLSRHSFLSYRWALAVVLLVILGLLALFGMNFSSNVTQQSQQFLDVLPESLEEIKANVGEWPLGTQVLNQMEQNGSAQDMMGSGLSRVTSFFSSTLGALGNVVVVMFIGLFVAFEPWTYRNGLLAVVFPKHRDGAFELLMAVERRMSWWLLGRLASMMAIGLLTGIGLWLIGIPMALSLALLAAVLAFVPYLGPIISAIPALLVAVTIGQSALLYVVILYALVQFLESYLITPFIQREAVSIPPGLLIIVQLWLSLLAGLWGLLLAGPLTALVMVVVRHVYVDGWLREREADSTEPGSSEKHE, encoded by the coding sequence ATGCACTCGCAAGAAAGCAGGGTTTCGCTAAAGGAATTCGCCCGGAGAGTCTGGATTACGGTCGGTATCGTAGGCTCGGTGATAGTCCTGCTGTTGGCGCTGTGGCTGGGTAGCACGATGGTATTGATGACAGGTGCGGGGCTGTTGCTCGCCCTGGCACTTTATATACCCTCGCACTGGCTCAGCCGGCACAGTTTTCTGTCGTATCGTTGGGCGCTGGCAGTCGTGTTGCTGGTCATCCTGGGCCTCCTGGCGCTGTTCGGCATGAACTTCTCCTCCAACGTCACGCAGCAATCGCAGCAGTTTCTGGACGTTCTCCCGGAATCATTGGAAGAGATCAAGGCCAACGTAGGGGAATGGCCCCTGGGAACCCAGGTGCTGAATCAGATGGAACAGAACGGCTCGGCCCAGGACATGATGGGGAGCGGGTTGTCACGTGTCACGTCGTTCTTCTCTTCGACGCTTGGCGCACTGGGCAATGTGGTCGTGGTCATGTTTATCGGTCTGTTCGTCGCGTTCGAGCCCTGGACCTACCGTAACGGCCTGCTGGCGGTTGTCTTCCCCAAACATCGCGATGGCGCTTTCGAACTGCTGATGGCGGTCGAGAGAAGAATGAGCTGGTGGCTGCTCGGTAGACTCGCCTCGATGATGGCGATCGGTCTGTTGACGGGAATCGGGCTCTGGCTGATCGGGATTCCCATGGCACTTTCCCTGGCCTTGTTGGCTGCCGTGCTTGCCTTCGTTCCCTACCTGGGACCGATCATTTCCGCCATTCCTGCCTTGCTGGTGGCCGTTACCATCGGCCAGAGTGCCCTTCTCTATGTGGTGATCCTGTATGCGCTGGTGCAATTTCTGGAGAGCTACCTCATCACACCGTTCATTCAGCGCGAAGCGGTGAGTATTCCGCCTGGCCTGTTGATCATCGTGCAACTCTGGCTCAGCCTGCTTGCCGGGCTATGGGGCCTGCTGCTGGCGGGTCCGTTGACCGCGCTGGTAATGGTAGTCGTCAGGCACGTGTATGTTGATGGGTGGCTACGCGAGCGTGAGGCGGACTCCACGGAGCCGGGATCTAGTGAAAAGCATGAATAG
- a CDS encoding iron-containing redox enzyme family protein produces the protein MISYLLQDKPAAAPPGSAKSVYHSMLNEPLAQQNRQLSYEFLLSQLDEASRLPCDMPSRPHVLGDWLERETAETGAQYAAYLDQRRQGQPRRYFTCRAHALTFLQRVAPTKLVDGAWLYGVLPNWADERFHPLIRTYLEELGDGEPSQNHVVLYRRLLARYGCDILPEMSDEHYTQGALQLSLAYQADRFLPELIGYNLGYEKLPLHLLITAFELDELGIDPYYFSLHVTIDNASTGHARRAMQSVLNMLPEDSDPQRFMARVANGYRLNELGLGATDIIETFDLEKELVAMLKHKSVFGRYVHSDYKRIGNLTINEWLNDPELIEDFLQVMQETGLIKRHQDPQSSPFWKLIDDSKKPPMYGVFSPSEKQLLYDWIAGDWLDHGKDVHVVDVETRSEPGSATPFRHHRAAGSPLRVPASQQQERPKDLDRSVEFKKEELRQLPEATRIEYLIDLMGPSQHATAAGLAATQIFSASVP, from the coding sequence ATGATCTCCTACTTGCTGCAGGATAAGCCGGCGGCCGCTCCGCCTGGCAGCGCCAAAAGCGTTTATCATTCGATGCTGAATGAGCCACTAGCACAGCAGAACCGACAACTTTCCTACGAGTTCCTGCTGTCCCAGCTTGACGAAGCCTCACGCCTGCCGTGCGATATGCCGTCTCGGCCTCACGTGCTGGGTGACTGGCTGGAGCGCGAAACCGCCGAGACAGGAGCGCAGTACGCAGCGTATCTCGACCAGCGCCGGCAGGGCCAACCACGACGCTACTTTACCTGTCGTGCTCACGCGCTGACTTTTCTGCAGCGAGTCGCTCCCACCAAGCTGGTCGATGGCGCCTGGCTCTATGGGGTGCTGCCTAACTGGGCGGATGAGCGTTTTCACCCGCTGATCCGAACCTATCTTGAGGAATTGGGCGACGGTGAACCGAGCCAGAATCATGTCGTGCTTTATCGCCGCCTGCTCGCGCGATACGGGTGTGACATCCTGCCGGAGATGAGCGACGAGCACTATACGCAAGGAGCGCTGCAGCTCTCCCTGGCCTACCAAGCCGACCGATTCCTGCCCGAACTGATTGGCTATAACCTCGGCTACGAGAAGCTTCCCCTGCATCTACTGATCACCGCGTTCGAGCTCGATGAATTGGGTATCGATCCCTACTACTTTTCCCTTCATGTCACGATCGACAACGCCAGCACGGGCCATGCACGCCGGGCCATGCAGTCGGTACTGAACATGCTGCCAGAAGATAGCGATCCTCAGCGATTCATGGCGCGAGTCGCCAACGGCTATCGGCTAAATGAGCTGGGCCTTGGCGCTACCGATATCATCGAGACCTTCGATCTAGAGAAGGAACTCGTCGCCATGCTGAAACACAAGAGCGTCTTCGGCCGCTATGTTCACTCCGACTACAAGCGGATCGGTAATCTGACGATCAACGAATGGCTCAATGATCCCGAACTGATCGAAGACTTCCTGCAAGTGATGCAAGAGACGGGGCTGATAAAGCGCCACCAGGACCCACAGTCCAGCCCTTTCTGGAAGCTCATCGACGATAGCAAGAAACCGCCTATGTATGGCGTCTTCAGTCCTTCCGAGAAACAGCTGCTTTACGACTGGATTGCCGGAGATTGGCTCGATCATGGCAAAGACGTGCACGTCGTGGATGTCGAAACCCGGAGCGAGCCCGGCTCCGCCACGCCCTTCCGCCACCATCGCGCGGCTGGCTCGCCGTTGCGGGTACCGGCGAGCCAGCAGCAGGAGCGGCCGAAAGACCTGGATCGGAGCGTCGAGTTCAAGAAAGAAGAGTTAAGGCAACTGCCGGAAGCAACACGAATCGAGTACCTGATCGACTTGATGGGCCCTTCGCAACATGCCACTGCGGCGGGCCTGGCGGCCACCCAGATTTTCTCCGCCAGTGTGCCATAG
- the ald gene encoding alanine dehydrogenase, whose amino-acid sequence MQIAIPKEIKNHEYRVALTPTGARELIGRGHGVTVQAGAGEGAGFADDAYEAAGARIEADVAKVWDSAELILKVKEPQSEEVKRLKSGQTLFTYLHLAAEESLTRGLIDSGVTCIAYETITDRQGGLPLLAPMSTVAGRMAIQAGAHSLEKAQGGSGVLLPGVPGVAPARVAVIGGGVVGENAARMALGLGAEVTVLDKSIPRLEVLDDRYQGRMKTVFSTADAIDEAVRESDLIVGAVLIPGAAAPKLITRAMLADMKPGSVLVDVAIDQGGCFETSKATTHAEPTYIVDGVVHYCVANMPGAVARTSTQALTNATLPYIIALADKGWKQALADDPHFLPGLNVHNGQVTYRAVADAFGLESVDPASLV is encoded by the coding sequence ATGCAGATTGCCATTCCCAAGGAAATCAAGAACCACGAATACCGCGTCGCCTTGACTCCCACCGGCGCCCGCGAGCTGATCGGCCGAGGCCATGGCGTCACCGTGCAGGCCGGGGCGGGGGAAGGCGCCGGATTCGCCGACGATGCCTATGAAGCCGCCGGGGCCCGCATCGAAGCCGATGTGGCCAAGGTGTGGGATAGCGCCGAGCTGATCCTCAAGGTCAAGGAGCCGCAGTCTGAAGAGGTCAAGCGCCTGAAGTCGGGGCAGACGCTATTCACCTATCTCCATCTGGCTGCCGAGGAGTCCTTGACTCGAGGCCTTATCGACAGTGGCGTCACCTGCATCGCCTACGAGACCATCACCGACCGTCAGGGCGGCCTACCGCTGTTGGCGCCGATGAGTACGGTGGCTGGCCGCATGGCTATCCAGGCGGGGGCGCACAGTCTGGAGAAGGCCCAGGGTGGTTCCGGCGTTCTGCTGCCTGGTGTTCCCGGCGTGGCCCCGGCCAGGGTCGCCGTGATCGGCGGTGGGGTAGTGGGTGAGAATGCCGCGCGCATGGCGCTCGGCCTGGGTGCCGAGGTGACGGTGCTCGACAAGTCGATTCCCCGCCTGGAAGTGCTCGATGACCGCTATCAGGGGCGCATGAAGACGGTGTTTTCCACTGCTGACGCCATCGACGAGGCAGTGCGCGAGTCCGACCTTATCGTGGGCGCCGTGCTGATTCCCGGTGCCGCCGCGCCCAAGCTGATCACACGCGCGATGCTTGCCGACATGAAGCCCGGCAGCGTGCTGGTGGACGTCGCCATCGACCAGGGCGGCTGCTTCGAGACCAGCAAGGCCACTACCCACGCCGAGCCGACCTACATTGTCGATGGCGTGGTGCATTACTGCGTGGCGAACATGCCGGGGGCGGTGGCGCGAACTTCCACCCAGGCGCTGACCAATGCCACTCTGCCGTACATCATTGCGCTGGCCGACAAGGGATGGAAACAGGCGCTGGCCGACGACCCGCATTTCCTGCCCGGCCTCAACGTGCACAACGGCCAGGTGACCTACCGGGCCGTGGCTGATGCCTTTGGTCTGGAAAGCGTCGATCCGGCCAGTCTGGTATAA
- a CDS encoding CoA-acylating methylmalonate-semialdehyde dehydrogenase, whose product MTTLGHLINGVRVDREERTQDIFNPSVGEVAGQVSLASKATVEEAIAAAEAAYPAWRDTPAAKRARIMFRFKQLLEEHADEIVRLVGQEHGKIVHDARGELARGIENVEYACYAPELLKGEHSKNTGPSIDSWSEFQPLGVVAGITPFNFPAMVPLWMYPMAIACGNTFVLKPSERDPSSALYIAELAQEAGLPAGVINVVNGDKEAVDTLLDDPRVQAVSFVGSTPIAEYIYSRASANGKRCQALGGAKNHAIVMPDADMDNVVNSLNGAAFGSSGERCMALSVAVAVGDEAADTLIAKMQEQMKSLKVGPFSDKSNDFGPVITKAHQEKVCGYIDSAEKQGATIVVDGRGVQVPGHDNGFYVGGTLIDRVTPEMTCYQEEIFGPVLLVVRAASMDEAMKLIDDHEYGNGTCIYTRDGEAARYFSDRIQVGMVGINVPLPVPVSYHSFGGWKRSLFGDLSAYGPDAVRFYTRRKTITQRWPSAGVREGSQFSFPS is encoded by the coding sequence ATGACAACACTCGGCCATCTGATCAACGGTGTGCGTGTCGACCGCGAAGAGCGTACCCAGGATATCTTCAACCCCTCCGTCGGCGAGGTCGCCGGCCAGGTGAGCCTGGCGAGCAAGGCTACCGTCGAGGAGGCCATTGCCGCCGCCGAGGCCGCCTATCCGGCCTGGCGTGACACTCCGGCCGCCAAGCGCGCCCGGATCATGTTCCGCTTCAAGCAGCTGCTGGAAGAACACGCCGACGAAATCGTCCGTCTGGTCGGCCAGGAACACGGCAAGATCGTCCATGATGCGCGGGGCGAACTCGCCCGGGGTATCGAGAACGTCGAGTACGCCTGCTACGCCCCGGAGCTGCTCAAGGGCGAGCATAGCAAGAACACCGGCCCCAGCATCGACTCCTGGAGCGAGTTCCAGCCGCTGGGTGTGGTGGCCGGCATCACGCCGTTCAACTTCCCGGCGATGGTACCGCTGTGGATGTATCCCATGGCCATCGCCTGCGGCAACACGTTCGTCCTCAAACCCTCCGAACGTGACCCCAGCTCGGCGCTCTACATTGCCGAGCTGGCCCAGGAGGCGGGGCTACCTGCCGGCGTGATCAATGTGGTCAACGGTGACAAGGAAGCCGTCGACACCCTGCTCGATGACCCGCGCGTGCAGGCTGTCAGCTTCGTCGGTTCCACCCCGATCGCCGAATACATCTATTCTCGGGCAAGCGCGAACGGCAAGCGCTGTCAGGCCCTGGGCGGCGCCAAGAACCACGCCATCGTCATGCCCGACGCCGACATGGACAACGTGGTCAACTCCTTGAACGGGGCGGCCTTCGGTTCGTCGGGTGAGCGTTGCATGGCGCTATCCGTGGCGGTGGCCGTGGGTGACGAAGCCGCCGATACGCTGATCGCCAAGATGCAGGAGCAGATGAAGTCGCTCAAGGTCGGCCCATTCTCCGACAAGAGCAACGACTTCGGCCCGGTGATCACCAAGGCGCACCAGGAGAAGGTCTGCGGCTATATCGACAGTGCCGAAAAGCAGGGCGCCACTATCGTGGTCGATGGCCGCGGTGTTCAGGTGCCGGGGCACGATAACGGCTTCTATGTGGGCGGTACCCTGATCGACCGGGTGACCCCCGAGATGACCTGTTACCAGGAGGAGATCTTCGGCCCGGTGCTGCTGGTGGTGCGAGCCGCTTCCATGGATGAGGCGATGAAGTTGATCGACGATCACGAGTACGGCAACGGCACTTGCATTTATACCCGCGACGGGGAAGCGGCGCGTTATTTCAGCGACCGTATCCAGGTGGGCATGGTGGGCATCAACGTGCCGCTGCCGGTGCCGGTCTCCTACCACAGCTTCGGCGGCTGGAAGCGTTCGCTGTTCGGTGATCTCTCCGCCTACGGTCCCGATGCGGTGCGTTTCTACACGCGGCGCAAGACGATCACCCAGCGCTGGCCGTCGGCCGGGGTCCGCGAAGGCTCGCAATTCTCGTTCCCCTCCTGA
- a CDS encoding aspartate aminotransferase family protein, translating into MSAQEFSPTAGLSAEQLDAYWMPYTGNRQFKRDPRIIVGAKGSYLKDAQGRDVFDGLSGLWTCGAGHSRPEIADAVSKQLRELDYAPAFQFGHPKAFELAHRLRELTPKGLDYTFFTGSGSESADTSLKIARAYWRKKGKPTKTKLIGRAKGYHGVNFGGFSLGGIGANRALYGQGVDADHLPHTLIPENAFTRGMPERGAEKADELLELIALHDASNIAAVIVEPLAGSAGVIPPPKGYLKRLREICDQHDILLIFDEVITAFGRMGSMTGAEEFGVTPDIMNFAKQLTNGAVPMGGVIVQGEIYHTFMEQGGPDYMLELPHGYTYSGHPVACAAALAALDVLEQERLVDRVREMSPVFEEALHGLKGTRYISDIRNYGLAGALQIEPYPGEPARRPYEIAMKCWEKGFYVRYGGDTIQLGLPFIVEREEIDRVVNVIGDAISELN; encoded by the coding sequence ATGTCAGCTCAAGAGTTTTCCCCTACCGCCGGGCTCAGCGCCGAGCAGCTCGACGCCTACTGGATGCCTTACACCGGCAACCGGCAATTCAAGCGCGACCCGCGCATCATCGTCGGTGCCAAGGGCAGTTATCTCAAGGATGCCCAGGGCCGCGATGTATTCGACGGCCTCTCCGGGCTGTGGACGTGTGGCGCCGGGCACTCCCGCCCGGAAATCGCCGACGCGGTAAGCAAGCAACTGCGCGAGCTGGACTACGCGCCGGCCTTCCAGTTCGGTCATCCCAAGGCCTTCGAGCTGGCCCATCGCCTGCGTGAGCTGACCCCGAAGGGCCTGGATTACACCTTCTTCACCGGTTCCGGTTCCGAGAGCGCCGATACGTCCCTGAAGATTGCGCGTGCTTACTGGCGCAAGAAGGGCAAGCCCACCAAGACCAAGCTGATCGGGCGGGCCAAGGGCTATCACGGGGTCAATTTCGGTGGCTTCAGCCTGGGCGGTATCGGTGCCAACCGGGCGCTCTACGGCCAGGGGGTCGATGCCGATCACCTGCCGCACACCCTGATCCCGGAGAACGCCTTCACCCGTGGCATGCCCGAGCGCGGCGCCGAGAAGGCCGACGAGTTGCTGGAGCTGATCGCGCTGCACGACGCCTCCAACATCGCCGCTGTGATCGTCGAGCCGCTGGCCGGCTCGGCGGGGGTGATTCCGCCGCCCAAGGGATACCTGAAGCGGCTGCGCGAGATCTGCGACCAGCACGACATCCTGCTGATCTTCGATGAGGTGATCACCGCTTTCGGCCGCATGGGTTCCATGACCGGTGCCGAGGAATTCGGCGTCACCCCCGACATCATGAACTTCGCCAAGCAGTTGACCAACGGTGCGGTCCCCATGGGCGGCGTGATCGTTCAGGGCGAGATCTACCACACCTTCATGGAGCAGGGCGGGCCCGATTACATGCTCGAGCTGCCCCATGGCTACACCTATTCGGGGCACCCGGTGGCGTGTGCCGCGGCCCTGGCGGCCCTGGACGTGCTCGAGCAGGAACGCCTGGTCGACCGCGTACGCGAGATGAGCCCGGTCTTCGAAGAAGCGCTTCACGGGCTCAAGGGCACGCGCTATATCAGCGATATCCGCAATTATGGACTCGCCGGCGCCCTGCAGATCGAACCCTATCCCGGTGAGCCGGCCCGCCGTCCCTACGAGATCGCCATGAAGTGCTGGGAGAAAGGGTTCTACGTGCGCTACGGCGGCGACACCATCCAGCTCGGCCTGCCCTTCATCGTCGAGCGTGAGGAGATCGACCGGGTCGTCAACGTGATCGGCGATGCCATCAGCGAACTGAATTGA